A region of the Desulfovibrio sp. JC010 genome:
TCAAAAAGATCATTCTGGTTGGCCCAGACTTTAAGCACATTATCCTGAAAGTAGGCCTGTAAAATACAGTAGGAGCAGGCCATGGGGCAACCCTCGCCGATGTGGATAATCCGGTACCCGCAGCAGTGATAGTAACGGGTGCCGGGGCAGAAACGCAGAAACTTGCCCTTGTATTCTTTTAAATACAGGGACTGCTTGCCGCCCAGTTCGCCGTGGGGAAAATTCTCCGGGTCAACGATTTCAACCGGGAGATCAGGCATGCGCGAAAGCACCCGTTCGGTAACAGGAGTTTTCTGCATGGAGCGATCAATATATATTTTTTCTATTCTCTTCAGATGATCAGGAAGAATGAATTTATTATTCATGTATGACTATGCCTCCGGCGGCCCTCCGGGGCCAAAGAAACTTTTGGGAAAAGTTTCTCTGGACTCTTCAAAACTTTTTACTAGGGCTTCGCCGTGTTGATTAATTCAAAGATCGTATTATTTGTCTCGACCCAATTCAAACAACTCTTCCCAGCCGCTGAATTTGGCGATTGATTCCAGATCGTCCATGGCTTTTTCCATCATCTCACGACTCTTAAAACGGGTCTGGATCATGACTTCCCCGGTCTCGAAACTACCCACAGGCTCAACCCGCCACTTGGTCCCGGCACAAATTTCAGAAACGATCTTGTTGTGGGTCTTTTCAAGCTCGCTCAGTTGCGGATAGCGCAATTCTTTTGCTGCCTTGCAAAACCGGGAAACTGCATCCTTGGGCGATTCACTCTCACCTGCTGCTGCAAATACAGGGGTGGAAATAAGTTCAGTGACAGACTTGTTCTCACGGCGGGAAGTCTCGTAAAGCCAGGTGAGGAAATTTACCGCATTGGAGCGGGACCAACTCAATTTTTCAAAGAACCGGACCAGTGAAGCACGGTCAGTTTCATCAAGTTTGGAAAGCACACCGACTGCCGCCAAGGGGATGTGACCGAGCCCCAGCAATTCATCGTATTCCGGTTCCAGTTCCATCCAATCCAGCCAGAATTTCATATCCCGCGATTTGGGCTTCATGCCGAGCAGCGGAGCCACGGTTTTGGGCAGGTCGGCTCCGTCCAGACGGGCAGCGAAAAAACGCATTGTCGCCAACTTCACATTTTCGTCCACCAAACGCGCGCCATTTTCTTCCAGATGTAACACCGCCTTTGAAGTATCATCAGCTGCATCTATATAACGGACCAAAACATCCATTCCGAGCTTTGCAGCAGCGGCAACCCTTGCCCTGCCTGCAATAAGCAGATTTTTACCGGATTCTTCCACCGCCAGCACCGGAACAAGCTGTCCGTGCTGTTTCAGCGAGGGGATAAGTTTTTCTGCCGGGGAAAGGGGATGCAGGAGCCATGGACCGGAACAGTCGATTTCAGCCGGGGAAAGGCTGCAAACATTGGGATTACTCAATTTATTAAACCTCCGTAAAACGGAATAAGGTCGTGCTCAATTACTGTTTATGCACGAATTTTTATTAATTATCTACGCTTGACATGTTAGCGTGGCTGTACCTATAGGGATTATTAGGAAGAATTATAAGTTGCACCTTTAGACCTGTACATGCCGGGTCATCGGTCCCGGCTGTGAACATTCAGAGAAACGGAGTTGTTGAATGTCTGAAGCTTTACAAAACCAAAGGACTTTTGCACTTGTGGGCCACGGCGGTTGTGGCAAAACCTCTACCGCCGAGATGATTCTTTTTAATGCTGGCGTCATCGACAGACTCGGCAAGATTGAGGAAGGCACCACCGCCCTCGATACCGAGCCTGAAGAAATTAAACGCCGCGGTTCCATCCAGTCCGGTTTCGCCGGATATAAGTGGAACAAAAACGACCACTATCTTATCGACACTCCGGGTGATGCAAACTTCTGCGGAGACCGCCCCTACTCTCTAGCCGCGTCCGACGGCGTTGTCTTTACCATTGACGCCGTGGACGGAGTCAAGCCCCTTTCGCGCAAAGCATGGGCAGCAGTAGAAAAAGCAAACCTCCCCACAGTTATTTTCATCAATAAGATGG
Encoded here:
- a CDS encoding ParB N-terminal domain-containing protein, whose translation is MSNPNVCSLSPAEIDCSGPWLLHPLSPAEKLIPSLKQHGQLVPVLAVEESGKNLLIAGRARVAAAAKLGMDVLVRYIDAADDTSKAVLHLEENGARLVDENVKLATMRFFAARLDGADLPKTVAPLLGMKPKSRDMKFWLDWMELEPEYDELLGLGHIPLAAVGVLSKLDETDRASLVRFFEKLSWSRSNAVNFLTWLYETSRRENKSVTELISTPVFAAAGESESPKDAVSRFCKAAKELRYPQLSELEKTHNKIVSEICAGTKWRVEPVGSFETGEVMIQTRFKSREMMEKAMDDLESIAKFSGWEELFELGRDK